The uncultured Hyphomonas sp. genome includes a region encoding these proteins:
- a CDS encoding acyl-CoA dehydrogenase family protein, with product MNLELSKEDIAFREEVRGFLRDNLTASLVAAGRKATSVFVEPEFTLPWQKKLHAKGWAAPHWPKEYGGPGWTEMQRYIFASECAIAGAPPLAPMGLNMVGPCIIGYGTPEQKDFYLPRILAGEDYWCQGYSEPQSGSDLASLMLKAERDGDDYVLNGSKIWTTHAHHANRMFCLVRTRFDGKPQQGITFLLLEMKTPGITVDPIISLAGEHELNQVFFEDVRVPVSNRLGEENDGWTVAKYLLEFERSGGSSAGLEAGLERLRATILKDGTIEASLVAKLEQASILLDAIRVTEQRIVASLSAGRPPGPAASMLKVQRTEMMQRIDELAVEASGIHANVYEPATWHPDSNLESVGEEALVVATAKYLNNRAGSIYGGSNEVQRNIMAKAVLGL from the coding sequence ATGAATCTTGAGCTATCAAAAGAAGATATCGCGTTCCGCGAGGAAGTGCGAGGGTTCCTTCGCGACAACCTGACGGCTTCTCTCGTGGCGGCTGGCAGGAAAGCAACAAGCGTTTTTGTCGAGCCCGAATTCACCCTGCCCTGGCAGAAAAAACTGCACGCGAAGGGATGGGCGGCACCGCACTGGCCAAAAGAATATGGCGGCCCCGGCTGGACCGAGATGCAGCGCTACATTTTCGCATCGGAATGCGCGATTGCGGGCGCCCCGCCGCTGGCACCGATGGGGCTCAACATGGTGGGCCCGTGCATCATCGGATATGGCACGCCGGAACAGAAAGACTTCTACCTGCCACGCATCCTCGCTGGCGAAGACTATTGGTGTCAGGGCTATTCCGAACCGCAGTCAGGTTCGGACCTGGCCTCCCTGATGCTGAAAGCCGAGCGCGACGGTGATGACTATGTGCTCAATGGATCCAAGATCTGGACCACGCACGCCCATCACGCCAACCGCATGTTCTGTCTCGTCCGGACCCGCTTCGACGGCAAACCCCAGCAAGGGATCACCTTCCTCCTGCTCGAAATGAAAACACCGGGCATTACAGTCGATCCGATCATTTCGCTGGCCGGGGAGCATGAGCTGAACCAGGTCTTCTTCGAAGATGTACGGGTTCCCGTGTCCAACAGGCTTGGCGAGGAAAACGATGGCTGGACCGTCGCAAAGTATCTTCTGGAATTCGAGCGCAGCGGCGGATCATCCGCCGGGCTCGAGGCAGGGCTGGAACGCCTTCGCGCCACGATACTGAAGGATGGCACGATCGAGGCGAGCCTTGTGGCCAAACTGGAACAGGCTTCCATCCTGCTCGATGCCATCCGCGTCACGGAGCAACGCATCGTGGCATCCCTCAGCGCCGGACGCCCGCCGGGGCCAGCGGCCTCGATGCTAAAAGTCCAACGGACAGAAATGATGCAGCGGATCGATGAACTCGCCGTTGAAGCCTCAGGCATCCACGCCAACGTCTACGAACCGGCGACCTGGCACCCGGATTCCAACCTCGAATCGGTGGGTGAAGAGGCGCTTGTCGTCGCAACGGCCAAGTACCTGAACAACCGCGCAGGCTCAATCTACGGTGGTTCAAACGAAGTTCAGCGCAATATCATGGCAAAAGCCGTGCTTGGACTTTAG
- a CDS encoding LuxR C-terminal-related transcriptional regulator — protein MNSTPRPDAGSGESTPVLHELAVELVEAGKRARLPYIAAAADVSDPSPICDPDGTPYAETLFKWFDPKLDYWNDRTFALRSGFVHAARICSEPFYFDGKALKSWRPNRALDVFNDNAEYEIYGVTGAIVCPCYMPFGVIGAITWVTNDPIPDIEATFVEHAPSLHLKTLKFLSTHRETASQNKLTEIVDLTRREVQCLKWAALGKTDSEISKIVGVSVPTVRFHLTNASRKLGVTGRAQAVRVATNMGYIGRGAQ, from the coding sequence ATGAATTCCACTCCACGCCCCGACGCCGGATCCGGCGAATCGACGCCAGTCCTGCACGAACTGGCAGTCGAGCTTGTGGAGGCTGGAAAGCGGGCCAGGCTGCCCTACATCGCCGCCGCCGCGGATGTGAGCGATCCTTCACCGATATGCGATCCTGATGGCACGCCCTATGCCGAGACGCTATTTAAATGGTTCGATCCAAAACTCGACTATTGGAACGACCGGACGTTCGCTTTGCGGTCCGGCTTCGTCCATGCGGCGCGTATCTGCTCGGAACCGTTTTACTTCGACGGCAAGGCGTTGAAGAGCTGGCGGCCCAATCGGGCACTGGACGTCTTCAACGACAATGCGGAGTATGAAATCTACGGAGTCACAGGTGCGATCGTCTGCCCCTGTTACATGCCTTTCGGTGTGATCGGGGCCATTACCTGGGTAACGAACGATCCCATTCCGGACATTGAGGCCACGTTCGTCGAGCATGCGCCGAGCCTTCATCTGAAGACACTCAAATTCCTGTCGACCCACCGGGAAACGGCCTCACAAAACAAACTGACTGAAATTGTGGACCTGACGCGCCGTGAGGTGCAGTGCCTGAAATGGGCGGCGCTGGGCAAGACCGACAGTGAGATCAGCAAGATTGTGGGCGTGTCTGTTCCGACCGTTCGCTTCCACCTCACCAATGCCAGCCGGAAGCTTGGTGTCACCGGGCGAGCCCAGGCCGTCCGTGTCGCGACGAATATGGGCTATATCGGACGGGGTGCTCAGTAA
- a CDS encoding MarR family transcriptional regulator: MSKRSEDALIALRRIQRVTELSSKRLARTAGLNPSQLSVLRILTEYPEVSAGYLAEATQLKHATITSLIDKLEARSFISRRKCDEDKRRVWLRLLPAGKDALTAAPDPLHETFSSRFNTLPDWQQAMLIASLERVTSLLDAENLEAAPVLDIGELDTPL; encoded by the coding sequence TTGAGCAAACGATCTGAAGACGCGCTGATTGCCCTGCGCAGGATCCAGCGCGTGACGGAATTGTCCTCCAAGCGCCTCGCCCGGACGGCGGGATTGAACCCGTCACAGCTGAGTGTGCTGCGCATCCTCACCGAGTATCCGGAAGTCTCGGCAGGCTATCTCGCCGAGGCGACCCAGCTGAAACATGCCACCATCACCAGCCTGATCGACAAGCTTGAAGCGCGTAGCTTTATCTCACGCCGCAAGTGCGACGAAGACAAGCGCCGCGTCTGGTTGCGCCTCTTGCCAGCAGGCAAGGACGCTTTGACCGCCGCTCCGGACCCGCTGCACGAAACCTTTTCATCGCGCTTCAATACCTTGCCAGACTGGCAGCAAGCGATGCTCATCGCCTCTCTGGAACGGGTGACCAGCCTTCTGGATGCAGAAAACCTTGAGGCGGCTCCTGTGCTGGACATCGGCGAACTCGATACCCCCCTGTAA
- a CDS encoding sulfotransferase, whose translation MTDLAILEAALQQAQKSIQSGDFRAASMIAADILAQQPQHRDALYMAAVCARYENRHDDALARLAELKAASPDYGRAWQEEGHLRRKLGDNTGALMAFERATRYNPSLIASWKAQADLLAASGNTGAANNAIAQAQRLQALPRELQAVTNHIHEGRIFRAEEIARAFLQRNPTHVEGMRLLADIGSRLGVQEDADFLLESAVEIDPDNIQLRLDYIQVLRKRQKFAAALEQANFLMERDPDNPVFQSHYAIESMQAGDYETALDYFDRVLTALPDDPATLVSRGHALKTYGRTEDAIASYRRAAQVAPGHGDAWYGLANLKTYRFTDDELTVMEAQAASPDLDHMSRIHIAFALGKAREDQKDHDAAFAAYASGNALKHQTIRYTTEQMQAELSAQKTHCTASLFETQSGKGCPAPDPIFIVGLPRAGSTLIEQILASHPDVDGTLELPNILSLAHRLRGRSQITDRDRYPRILHDMTAEELSALGEDYIENTRIHRQGAPFFTDKMPNNFRHIGLIHLILPNAKIIDARRNPMDCCWSGFKQLFAEGQEFTYSLEDIGAYYRAYVDLMEHWDAVLPPGRILRVQHEDVLDDLEGQVRRLLDYCGLPFDERCVNFHQTERAVRTASSEQVRRPINKGGLEQWRPYEAHLGPLKTALGPGLAPD comes from the coding sequence ATGACCGATCTGGCCATACTCGAAGCTGCCCTGCAGCAGGCACAAAAGTCGATCCAGTCCGGAGATTTCCGGGCGGCGTCAATGATCGCCGCGGATATTCTTGCGCAGCAACCGCAACACAGGGACGCGCTCTACATGGCCGCGGTCTGTGCGCGTTATGAAAACCGGCATGACGATGCCCTCGCCCGGCTCGCCGAGCTGAAAGCCGCGTCACCGGACTATGGCCGCGCCTGGCAGGAGGAAGGCCACCTCCGCCGCAAGTTGGGAGACAATACCGGCGCGCTCATGGCGTTTGAGCGGGCCACCCGTTACAATCCCTCCCTGATCGCCAGTTGGAAGGCGCAGGCCGACCTTCTTGCCGCATCCGGCAATACAGGTGCCGCCAACAATGCCATCGCGCAGGCGCAACGCCTGCAGGCGCTGCCGCGCGAACTGCAAGCGGTGACCAATCACATCCACGAAGGCCGCATCTTCCGCGCCGAGGAAATTGCGCGCGCCTTCCTGCAACGCAATCCAACGCACGTGGAAGGCATGCGCCTGCTCGCCGACATCGGTTCACGGCTGGGCGTGCAGGAAGATGCCGACTTCCTACTGGAGAGCGCGGTCGAGATCGATCCGGACAATATTCAGCTCCGCCTCGATTACATTCAGGTGCTACGCAAACGGCAGAAATTTGCTGCTGCGCTGGAGCAGGCCAATTTTCTTATGGAACGCGATCCGGACAATCCGGTCTTCCAGTCACACTATGCTATCGAAAGCATGCAGGCCGGCGATTACGAAACGGCGCTCGATTATTTCGACCGTGTCCTGACGGCTTTGCCGGACGACCCGGCAACGCTTGTCTCGCGTGGCCATGCCCTGAAGACCTATGGCCGGACAGAAGACGCCATCGCGTCATACCGGCGCGCGGCACAAGTTGCCCCTGGTCATGGCGACGCCTGGTATGGCCTTGCAAACCTCAAGACCTATCGATTCACCGACGACGAGCTCACCGTCATGGAAGCGCAAGCGGCCTCCCCGGACCTCGATCACATGTCGCGGATCCATATCGCTTTTGCCCTCGGCAAGGCACGGGAAGACCAGAAAGATCATGACGCGGCCTTCGCTGCCTATGCCAGCGGTAATGCGCTGAAACATCAGACGATCCGCTATACGACTGAACAAATGCAGGCCGAACTGTCAGCCCAGAAAACGCACTGCACCGCGTCGCTGTTCGAAACCCAGAGCGGCAAAGGCTGTCCGGCCCCGGACCCGATCTTCATCGTTGGCCTGCCACGTGCGGGCTCGACTCTGATCGAGCAAATCCTGGCTTCCCACCCGGATGTCGACGGCACGCTGGAATTGCCCAACATTCTCTCCCTGGCGCACCGGTTGCGGGGGCGCAGCCAGATCACCGACCGGGACCGTTATCCACGGATCCTGCACGACATGACCGCCGAGGAGCTCAGCGCACTTGGCGAAGACTATATCGAGAATACCCGCATCCACCGGCAAGGCGCCCCCTTCTTCACCGACAAGATGCCGAACAATTTTCGCCATATCGGACTGATCCATCTGATCCTGCCGAATGCAAAGATCATCGACGCGCGGCGTAATCCGATGGATTGCTGCTGGTCCGGCTTCAAGCAGCTGTTCGCCGAGGGGCAGGAATTCACTTACAGCCTGGAAGATATCGGCGCCTACTACAGGGCCTATGTCGATTTGATGGAGCACTGGGATGCGGTCCTGCCGCCGGGGCGCATCCTGCGAGTACAGCATGAGGATGTGCTGGACGACCTGGAAGGACAGGTCCGGCGCCTGCTGGACTATTGCGGCTTGCCCTTCGATGAGCGCTGCGTGAACTTCCACCAGACCGAACGAGCCGTACGTACGGCGAGTTCCGAACAGGTCAGGCGCCCGATCAACAAGGGCGGGCTTGAACAATGGCGCCCATATGAGGCACATCTTGGCCCATTGAAAACCGCGCTTGGCCCCGGCCTCGCACCTGATTGA
- a CDS encoding TonB-dependent receptor encodes MNKLKYGASLMAIAGLVVSHAQAQETTSPAPAAKVKRLQAVTVTATKRAESAQSIPVTVTALGEQELKALGVKSFNDYLIQLPGVTAGGAGPGQNTIYIRGLASTTPNLTVAGVAGLAPNVSFYLDEQPLAQPGRNLDVYAADIERVEVLSGPQGTLFGASSQAGTVRMITNKPSLNGFDAGFGASTSFTEGGEMSNSVEAMINLPVTDKLAIRGVVYSDTQGGYIDNVPGTLTAEESGRFRSAGTIRANGVPVSTQREGFQAGSDLSGVTFIAADNGTIAEKNINDVTYQGFRLSGLYEINEDWDILLQHSQQQIDAEGVFAADPELGDYEISRFTPESTEDKFHNTAWTVNGRLGALEAIYTGAYTERTTEQTVDYSDYLFVGQYLPYYICDYSVTYPAAAPTGTCYAPNLYVTSDSETKVQTHELRFNTPEQYRWRATFGGFFSDLELAERNDFVYPGSTQVAYTDGTIGFAPNYPLTNVDATGEIGDAYPGYYSQPGPFPAGVIFRNDVKRTDKQFGIFGETSFDLTDQFSVTLGARYYDVEVDLEGSANSSFYNLYTESDQQVFGTNISYIYGPDRPAGNPDKAATDGFIYKVTGEWTPTADTLFYATYSEGYRAGLLNRPGGRQGPGDYVVPYAVDTDEVKNYEIGWKTELFDNSLRFNGSAFFVEVDGLQTTIFDPSIVNLFFSDNAANAEIQGVEGDFTWAPAEIEGLTVAGAFSFLDTEITEVLVPTNDVVKGSDLAFAPSYQGNIRVRYEWDLEQQIAGQNLRAHVMPQIVISDDSFTDVIEINKMKLDGYTTLGATAGVTGDNWTAELFATNLTNEYAALSGSFVYDRERITPMRPRTIGIRFSYDY; translated from the coding sequence ATGAACAAGTTAAAGTACGGCGCGTCGCTTATGGCGATCGCCGGCCTCGTCGTTTCGCACGCGCAGGCTCAGGAAACCACGTCGCCTGCGCCAGCAGCCAAAGTGAAGCGCCTTCAGGCTGTCACGGTGACCGCAACCAAGCGCGCCGAAAGCGCCCAGAGCATTCCTGTTACCGTCACCGCACTCGGCGAGCAGGAACTCAAAGCACTCGGGGTCAAGAGCTTCAACGACTACCTGATCCAGCTGCCCGGCGTGACCGCAGGCGGCGCCGGCCCCGGCCAGAACACGATTTACATCCGCGGCCTCGCTTCAACGACGCCGAACCTGACGGTCGCCGGCGTGGCGGGTCTCGCACCAAACGTCAGCTTCTATCTCGACGAACAGCCACTTGCCCAGCCGGGCCGCAACCTCGACGTCTACGCTGCCGACATTGAACGCGTGGAGGTCCTCTCCGGCCCGCAAGGCACGCTGTTCGGCGCAAGTTCGCAGGCCGGCACGGTCCGGATGATCACGAACAAACCTTCGCTCAACGGCTTCGATGCCGGTTTTGGCGCCTCGACCTCGTTCACCGAAGGTGGCGAGATGAGCAACAGCGTCGAAGCCATGATCAACCTTCCGGTCACCGACAAGCTGGCGATCCGCGGTGTGGTCTACAGCGACACGCAAGGCGGCTACATCGACAACGTTCCCGGAACGCTGACGGCAGAAGAATCCGGACGCTTCCGTTCGGCTGGAACGATTCGCGCCAACGGTGTTCCGGTCAGCACGCAGCGTGAAGGCTTCCAGGCTGGCTCCGACCTGTCCGGCGTGACATTCATCGCCGCTGACAATGGCACGATTGCTGAAAAGAATATCAACGACGTCACGTATCAGGGTTTCCGCCTGAGCGGCCTCTACGAGATCAACGAGGACTGGGATATTCTGCTCCAGCACTCGCAACAGCAGATCGACGCGGAAGGTGTCTTCGCCGCTGACCCGGAACTCGGCGACTACGAAATTTCCCGCTTCACGCCGGAAAGCACAGAAGACAAGTTCCACAACACGGCGTGGACGGTGAATGGCCGCCTCGGCGCACTGGAAGCCATCTATACCGGTGCGTACACGGAGCGCACGACGGAGCAGACGGTCGATTATTCCGACTATCTGTTCGTCGGCCAGTACCTGCCCTACTATATCTGTGACTACTCGGTGACCTATCCGGCGGCAGCGCCGACCGGCACCTGTTACGCCCCGAACCTCTATGTCACGTCCGACAGTGAAACCAAGGTGCAGACGCACGAGCTTCGCTTCAACACGCCGGAACAATACCGCTGGCGCGCGACATTCGGCGGATTCTTCAGCGACCTCGAACTCGCAGAGCGCAATGACTTCGTCTATCCGGGCTCCACACAGGTCGCCTATACGGACGGCACAATCGGCTTTGCCCCGAACTATCCGCTGACCAATGTCGATGCCACCGGCGAGATCGGCGATGCCTATCCCGGCTATTACAGCCAGCCAGGGCCCTTCCCGGCAGGTGTGATCTTCCGCAACGACGTGAAGCGGACCGACAAGCAGTTCGGTATCTTCGGCGAAACGTCGTTCGACCTCACCGACCAGTTCTCCGTGACGCTTGGCGCACGTTACTATGACGTCGAAGTTGATCTGGAAGGCAGCGCCAACTCGTCCTTCTACAATCTCTACACCGAGAGCGACCAACAGGTCTTCGGCACCAACATCTCCTACATCTACGGCCCGGACAGACCGGCGGGTAACCCGGACAAGGCGGCAACGGATGGCTTCATCTACAAAGTCACGGGTGAATGGACCCCGACCGCCGATACGCTGTTCTACGCCACCTATTCGGAGGGCTACCGTGCAGGCTTGCTGAACCGTCCAGGCGGCCGGCAGGGTCCGGGCGACTATGTCGTGCCTTACGCCGTGGATACCGACGAAGTGAAGAACTATGAGATCGGCTGGAAAACCGAGCTGTTCGACAATTCTCTGCGCTTCAATGGCTCGGCCTTCTTCGTCGAAGTCGATGGCCTGCAGACCACGATCTTCGATCCGTCGATCGTGAACCTGTTCTTCTCCGACAATGCGGCAAATGCCGAGATCCAGGGCGTCGAAGGTGACTTCACCTGGGCGCCGGCCGAAATCGAAGGCCTCACCGTTGCGGGTGCTTTCTCTTTCCTCGACACGGAAATCACGGAAGTCCTGGTTCCGACCAATGATGTGGTCAAAGGCTCAGACCTCGCCTTCGCACCGTCCTATCAGGGCAACATTCGTGTGCGCTACGAGTGGGACCTGGAGCAGCAGATCGCTGGCCAGAACCTCCGGGCGCACGTCATGCCTCAGATCGTCATCTCGGATGACTCCTTCACCGACGTGATCGAGATCAACAAGATGAAGCTCGACGGCTACACCACGCTTGGTGCAACCGCCGGCGTGACGGGTGACAACTGGACCGCAGAACTGTTCGCCACCAACCTGACGAACGAATATGCGGCCCTCAGCGGCAGCTTCGTCTATGACCGCGAGCGCATCACGCCGATGCGGCCACGGACGATCGGCATCCGCTTCTCCTACGACTACTAG
- a CDS encoding BCCT family transporter, translating to MAQDFDQSASGAKTPEAESPEEEILFVYETDYEVGQDNVEIAGLDVHNPVFPVSAGLIILFGAMSLIFPDAATHYLTAAKTWTLQRADWLFAITPVIVFAFALYLTFSPLGRIRLGGAAAEPEFKTHSWVAMLFAAGVGVGFMFYGAAEPLAYYTDWYGTPLDVAPNTPAAERLAFSATLFHWGLAPWAIYAIVGLALGFFAHNKGLPLSIRSACYHVFGERVWGWPGHIIDMFAVVSTVFGLATTIGIGATQATSGIAYLFGFEPNRYLQIALIAFMTGLAVISVLRGMDGGVKFLSNVNMSIAFALLIFVVIAGPTILIFTGIGENLWGYITDTPALTNWVGRQDIVWFHDWTIFYWAWWISWSPFVGMFIARISKGRTVREYFAVVLLAPFTICVIWFTAFGETALALNQSGTGELADGMSSASLVLFQMLADLPIAELTSIVAIFLLVVFIVTSADSGALVVDTITSGGKTDAPVGQRVFWACMLGLTASALLYGGGTDVLNSLQAGTITAALPFTFILLACCFSLYLGLRDELEAMKAYEAETTDDA from the coding sequence ATGGCTCAAGATTTCGACCAAAGTGCATCCGGCGCCAAAACGCCCGAAGCAGAAAGCCCCGAAGAAGAAATACTCTTTGTGTATGAGACTGACTACGAAGTCGGTCAGGACAATGTCGAAATCGCGGGGCTGGACGTCCACAATCCGGTATTTCCCGTCAGCGCTGGTCTGATCATCCTCTTCGGAGCGATGAGCCTGATTTTCCCGGATGCCGCGACGCATTACCTGACGGCCGCGAAGACCTGGACGCTCCAGCGGGCCGACTGGCTTTTCGCCATCACCCCGGTCATCGTCTTCGCCTTTGCCCTCTACCTCACTTTCAGTCCGCTCGGACGGATCCGGCTGGGCGGCGCAGCGGCCGAACCTGAATTCAAAACCCATTCCTGGGTCGCGATGCTGTTCGCCGCCGGTGTGGGCGTAGGCTTCATGTTCTACGGCGCCGCCGAGCCGCTGGCCTATTACACAGACTGGTATGGAACGCCGCTGGATGTTGCCCCAAATACGCCCGCGGCGGAGCGGCTGGCCTTCAGCGCGACCCTTTTTCATTGGGGGCTTGCTCCCTGGGCCATCTACGCAATCGTAGGACTGGCGCTCGGCTTTTTTGCCCACAACAAAGGCCTGCCGCTGAGCATCCGGTCTGCCTGTTATCATGTTTTCGGCGAACGTGTCTGGGGATGGCCGGGGCACATCATCGATATGTTTGCGGTTGTTTCGACCGTATTCGGGCTTGCCACGACGATCGGTATTGGCGCCACCCAGGCGACGAGCGGGATCGCGTATCTGTTCGGGTTCGAACCCAACCGATATCTGCAGATTGCGCTCATCGCTTTCATGACGGGGCTTGCCGTCATTTCGGTCCTGCGCGGCATGGATGGGGGGGTGAAATTCCTCAGCAATGTCAACATGAGCATCGCGTTCGCCCTTTTGATCTTCGTGGTGATCGCCGGACCGACCATCCTCATTTTCACTGGCATCGGCGAAAACCTGTGGGGCTACATCACCGACACGCCAGCGCTCACCAACTGGGTTGGCCGTCAGGATATTGTCTGGTTCCACGACTGGACCATTTTCTACTGGGCCTGGTGGATATCCTGGTCGCCGTTCGTTGGGATGTTCATCGCGCGCATTTCGAAGGGCCGGACCGTTCGGGAATATTTCGCCGTCGTGCTGCTCGCCCCATTCACGATCTGTGTCATCTGGTTCACGGCGTTCGGTGAAACGGCGCTGGCCCTCAACCAGTCAGGCACGGGCGAACTGGCGGACGGCATGAGCAGTGCGTCGCTCGTCCTGTTCCAGATGCTGGCAGATCTTCCGATTGCGGAGCTTACGTCCATCGTCGCAATTTTCCTGCTGGTCGTCTTCATCGTGACATCGGCGGATTCCGGGGCGCTTGTGGTCGATACGATCACCAGCGGCGGCAAGACGGATGCGCCGGTTGGGCAACGCGTGTTCTGGGCCTGCATGCTTGGGCTCACGGCCTCCGCACTTTTGTATGGCGGCGGAACAGATGTACTCAATTCTCTACAAGCCGGTACGATCACGGCGGCCCTGCCTTTCACCTTCATCCTGCTGGCGTGTTGTTTCAGTCTTTATCTCGGCTTGCGCGATGAGCTGGAGGCCATGAAGGCCTACGAAGCGGAGACTACGGACGACGCTTAA
- a CDS encoding helix-turn-helix transcriptional regulator yields the protein MAPGSPGRFQELLLEGMCDSQSLPEALEWLTEYCGAGTAQLIAVSDANLILDSAIIGSVDFELFKKEAEYLAGNPRTKVFDTMPTGRIFHDADLVDAETIQTHPVYQEFLIPARIGQFSGAILSRGEGHIVGLAIARPYEEGPFEKDVLERFANIVQSALPVVQLAEQVVDTRASSLLDLFGPQAHVAILDREGVLLRYSEQFEKLLSSSLLRRDHFGRLDMMSDDVNLSLAAALRGTSGSAGGRFSFTRLRPERTFICTVTPVPPLKNFGGRSGHAILVLDPLLAPKRLDRHLLRQAFILTEAECDVCERLYAGDTLAEIADGREVAISTIKSLLKSILMKTGTRRQAEIVIKLSRFAFDYRD from the coding sequence ATGGCACCCGGCTCGCCTGGCCGTTTCCAGGAATTGTTGCTGGAGGGAATGTGTGACAGCCAGAGCTTGCCAGAGGCTCTGGAGTGGCTGACGGAGTATTGCGGCGCCGGCACAGCGCAGCTGATTGCCGTGAGCGATGCAAACCTGATCCTCGACTCGGCCATCATCGGGTCAGTCGATTTCGAGCTATTCAAAAAGGAAGCCGAATATCTCGCCGGAAACCCCCGAACAAAAGTTTTCGACACCATGCCGACCGGGCGCATCTTTCATGATGCTGATCTGGTGGATGCCGAAACAATCCAGACGCATCCTGTTTATCAGGAATTCCTGATCCCGGCCCGAATTGGCCAATTCTCCGGAGCGATCTTGTCCAGAGGTGAGGGGCATATCGTCGGACTTGCGATTGCGCGTCCATACGAGGAAGGCCCATTCGAAAAAGACGTCCTCGAAAGGTTTGCCAATATTGTACAGAGCGCCTTGCCGGTCGTGCAGCTGGCGGAGCAAGTCGTGGACACGCGGGCGTCTTCCTTGTTGGATCTGTTCGGTCCGCAGGCGCATGTCGCGATCCTGGATAGAGAAGGTGTCCTGCTCCGGTATTCGGAGCAATTCGAGAAACTGCTCTCGTCAAGCCTGCTCCGCCGAGACCATTTTGGCCGCCTCGATATGATGTCCGATGATGTGAATTTATCGCTTGCTGCCGCCCTGAGAGGAACGAGTGGCTCGGCTGGCGGGCGCTTCTCTTTTACCCGGCTTCGTCCAGAACGGACTTTTATCTGCACGGTCACGCCAGTGCCACCTCTGAAGAATTTTGGAGGAAGGTCAGGTCACGCCATTCTCGTGCTGGATCCATTGCTGGCGCCGAAACGGCTGGACCGGCATCTCCTCCGGCAGGCTTTCATTCTCACAGAAGCCGAATGCGATGTGTGCGAGCGTCTTTATGCGGGAGATACGTTGGCGGAGATTGCCGATGGCAGGGAGGTTGCGATCAGCACGATCAAGTCTCTTCTCAAGTCGATCCTCATGAAGACGGGGACCCGGCGTCAAGCGGAAATTGTCATCAAACTGTCTCGATTTGCGTTCGACTACCGGGACTGA
- a CDS encoding curli assembly protein CsgF: protein MTKSVVGNLLGYIRVRMLLLSTPMVLTVFMSTPSASAQELVYTPVNPSFGGNPFNSAHLLGVANAQDDTEPPQSASSSDPQADLFIRQLQSRLLSGLASEVANAIFGDNPQDYGRVVFGDQTVEFQRGLDSITLTIFDATTGTTTEIVVPIFTTGG from the coding sequence ATGACTAAATCGGTAGTGGGAAATTTGCTTGGGTATATCCGTGTTCGGATGCTGCTGCTTTCGACGCCGATGGTTCTGACCGTATTCATGAGTACACCGTCTGCGTCCGCGCAGGAATTGGTATATACGCCAGTGAACCCTTCATTTGGTGGCAATCCCTTCAACTCGGCCCACCTGTTGGGTGTGGCTAATGCGCAGGATGACACGGAGCCTCCACAGAGCGCATCGTCCAGCGACCCTCAGGCCGACCTGTTCATCCGCCAGCTGCAAAGCCGGTTGCTTTCCGGTCTCGCTTCAGAAGTCGCCAATGCCATTTTCGGAGACAACCCTCAGGACTATGGGCGCGTTGTGTTCGGCGACCAGACGGTTGAATTTCAGCGGGGGCTGGACTCGATCACGTTGACCATTTTCGACGCTACAACCGGTACGACGACAGAGATTGTCGTGCCGATTTTCACAACCGGTGGCTGA